In Pseudorasbora parva isolate DD20220531a chromosome 9, ASM2467924v1, whole genome shotgun sequence, the sequence cttgggttgtttttaacccagcattttttagagtgcagagAGAGTTCTGGAAGAAATTCAGCAGAATAAAAGCACCAGAAAACACACATCTGAACTAAACTTTCACCAAATCTTTATTAAACTTTAATACAATTCAGCATAATAGCATTTATAATTAGTTtaagctttattttattttaaacaataaagATGTAGTACATTTTTTGTTCTTCATTGACAGCTTTACTATTGCTGTTGTTTTCTGTTTCACTTCTGCAAAgatagaaaaaagaaagaaaaatcacCAGGTTAGTGAGGAAATTATTACGTAAGGATTAAAGACAAAGATATCAAGGAAATAGAGCACTGATAACAAAACAGCCAAGAAAGATTATTCTGAAAGCTCATTTTAATAAGAAACGTTTCAATACTGACGAGTCACTTGGATTGTCTGTAGTCTGGTTTACTGTCAATAGAGGAAAACAAAGCAATTTCAGTTATTTTATTCCATATGTAGTAGcaaaatgtttaattcttgAACATGTTTTACCTTCCTCCTCAGTTACAGTGAGATGAACAGGGTTCAGTGCTTCTCCAGCAGAGCAGAAGTACCATCCAGAATCACTGAGTCTCAGTCCAGTCATCAGCACAGTGAAGGAGCTTCTCCCATCATCACTGATCTGGACTGATGGATTCTGGGATGTGTCAGTCCTCCCCACTGGGTAACAGCTCTGATCTTTATATCTGCACCACTGTTTGAGTTTATTCTGATATCCAGAACTGTAGAAACACTGGACACTGACATTACCATCTTCATGTCCAGATACACTGCTGCTCACCACAGACACATCAGGAGCTGAACACACAGAGTCATTTGAGATtataacacacacgcacacgcgcacacacacacacacacacacacacacacacacacacacacacacacacacacacacacacacacacacacacacacacacacacacacacacacacacacacacacacacacacacacacacacacacacacgcgcgtgtTAAGTCAGAGAATTAGACATTAGAATGTGattaaaacaattacaaaacCTCATACCAGACTGAACCTTGAGATAAAACCTATAAGTGGCAGCCGGCTGTCCTTCAGTCTCCACAACCCAATAATAATGTCCAGTGTCTTCATTCTGCAGGTTTCTCATAGTCACAGTAAAGAGACTCTGATCAGGATGATCAATTACTGACAGATTCTCCTCtgttgtgtctgtgtatattTTAGTTTGATTGATTTCTGAGAACCAGTATTTCTTCTGCGGTGGGTTTCTCTCGTCATAATGACATGGGATGGTGACAGATCCTCCAGGCTTAATAGTTAAAACAGGATTTGTCCAATGGCTGGAGCATTCAACacctaaacaaacacacaaactggTTATATTTTTACATAAACCACATCAAACACAACATGAACAGCTGGGCATAAAATCTGTTAAAATGATAAACAGGATCTTTTAGAAACAAACAGAACAACATTTAATACTCACATAAAATGAGCCAAAACCCGACTGAAATGTAGAATACTTTTGTGTATGTGTCCATTGTGTAATTCTCTCTTCCTGTATCTTGAGCTGTCTAACTGTGTTTGTAGTAAATGCTGCACTTCCCTTTTCCTCTCATAACACTCAAATGTATAATCTGTCTAAGAGAAGTGAGGATAGAATGATTTCAAGTAATGTTCTGGTCACACTTTTACATCTCTGTTTCCGTAGTTTTACTAAAGAGGTCACATTTGGTTATTTTGTAGCTTCTTGGTGTTTCCCTAGTGACCTAGTTTTGCTGTGTTCTGATTAGTTCATTATTCCCACCTGTTGTCTCGTTAATTAGCCCATTAGTCCCAGTATTGAAATACCTTTatgccccgtccacacggagacgcgtttagctgtatatgtATTCATTTTGTACCATATCAGCATTTTGTTCACATAGGTACGGCATTTTGGAATCACGAATCcaatattttttgaaaccgggtcccagagtggataaatctgaaaacgacaatcttgcgttttcgtgtgtacagccaatcgGTATATTTTGccaaacagtgatgtcatcactaCGTCCGCAGGGACGTCAATCGCAGGGGAGTGGGGGTGGACAGGACCCCCCCATCTGGAGGCTGTCCCCCCTAAAAATCCATGCTgagtatttaaataatataatgatatatacttaaaataaatgtgtaagtagtaaaacaaTGCAAACACAAACGGGACaacaaaatgcattttaagtttaaaaacatttgaaatccCCACCATTTCCCCTTGCCCCACAGTGGTTTGATTCATCACGCATCCCTACCTATAACTATttcattcatcaggagagcaaACCATAGACTGACAGAcaagatgatcgcggaagattttgtttcaaagctaaatgtacAAGTGCCTATTTAGGGGGAAGGAAGAGAGCAGAGACTGATACTCAGATGGGCCGTTTGATTTACAccattttctctctgctgcTCTAAGTTTGGTTATCACGAAGAACATCAGATAACCAAGGGTTAGAGGGAATGGCATGCTAGAAGATAGAGGGAAAATACTATCTTGACAAGTTAAAACAATCGGCACCAAGatacttccgggtggcagaacgATCAACGCGATCTAGCTTGGTGCATTCTGCACAGCTAGTTGACCTACTCAACGCTCAAAACACAGTATTTAGGCTATTCAGTCCTGAGTTAATGCAGCCTTACAAAACCTCTCATTAACAAACAAAGTCAAGACACGATGCAATTAAGAGATTTATTGTACTTAAATGTGTTTAACAGAACTTTGTGAGGTCATGATGAACTGACAAAGCAACAGCATTTAGTGGTCTTGGCTCAAATCTCGAAAGAGATTTCTCAAAACAATCAATTCAGGTCTCTGAACAAATAGTTTCTTGTTCACATTCTTTTTAATTTGAACAAATTGCATTTGCTTTGGCAGATGTGTGCAAAAGAGTTGGTACAATTATCTACAATTTGAACAATGACTAAATGCACACGGCTGGTTGATCCATTTCAAACTGATGAGCTGATTCTCAGTGAAACTGTCAAACTCATCACAACttataaatggactgcatttatatagcgcttttatccaaagcgctttacattttgcctcacattcacccattcatacaccgacggcgatgtcaaccatgtaaggcgccatccagctcgtcgggagcagctggggttaggtgtcttgctcatggacacttcgacacttggtcaggtggaaccggggattgaaccaccaacctttcggtttgtagacaacctacatgaaccactgagccactgccgccccaactTATGAACCTTCTTTCATCATGTGAGCCGTCACATGCAAAATAATCATTTGGTATTAGGTAACTGGTCATGTACTGTTTATGTGGGCTGTTCTTGGCCAGAATTAGCTGCAACAATTACTTCATTAGCCTCCCCCGCCACAGACTTGAGACTAGCGTGGAATTTCCTCACTCAAACCGCTGACTGCTGCTGCTTCTGGTTGCTTTTAGAGGAAAACTAACCATAGCCGACACGTAACTTGAAACAATTTCATGGCATtttattgaaatgttttttaaagtggAAGCGCATCTTCCTTAGCCTTACAT encodes:
- the LOC137089240 gene encoding polymeric immunoglobulin receptor-like isoform X3 codes for the protein MAVACLQRTHFRVGRHQGVECSSHWTNPVLTIKPGGSVTIPCHYDERNPPQKKYWFSEINQTKIYTDTTEENLSVIDHPDQSLFTVTMRNLQNEDTGHYYWVVETEGQPAATYRFYLKVQSAPDVSVVSSSVSGHEDGNVSVQCFYSSGYQNKLKQWCRYKDQSCYPVGRTDTSQNPSVQISDDGRSSFTVLMTGLRLSDSGWYFCSAGEALNPVHLTVTEEEVNQTTDNPSDSSETENNSNSKAVNEEQKIYPLSLWLAVSAALLLLLILVAFFTWKWKRRPERNGSRTIDAIYSEPEEPALYLHYYSTIKDTCSNDPIKDIIYSTISDAPGSEAKPPAGGAIYSTVTPH
- the LOC137089240 gene encoding polymeric immunoglobulin receptor-like isoform X2; translation: MDTYTKVFYISVGFWLILCVECSSHWTNPVLTIKPGGSVTIPCHYDERNPPQKKYWFSEINQTKIYTDTTEENLSVIDHPDQSLFTVTMRNLQNEDTGHYYWVVETEGQPAATYRFYLKVQSAPDVSVVSSSVSGHEDGNVSVQCFYSSGYQNKLKQWCRYKDQSCYPVGRTDTSQNPSVQISDDGRSSFTVLMTGLRLSDSGWYFCSAGEALNPVHLTVTEEEVNQTTDNPSDSSETENNSNSKAVNEEQKIYPLSLWLAVSAALLLLLILVAFFTWKWKRRPERNGSRTIDAIYSEPEEPALYLHYYSTIKDTCSNDPIKDIIYSTISDAPGSEAKPPAGGAIYSTVTPH